The Nocardioides panzhihuensis genome has a segment encoding these proteins:
- a CDS encoding carboxymuconolactone decarboxylase family protein, whose amino-acid sequence MTFENPSQDPTSRAVRQDHGREILDAIDGEAGARVIDALADIAPELGHQIVAWGFGEIYARPGLEPRDRQLVTLGMLTALGGCEPQLEVHINAALNVGLTPEQIIEAFLHSAVYCGFPRALNATFTAKKVFAERGLLPLS is encoded by the coding sequence ATGACCTTCGAGAACCCTTCCCAGGACCCCACCTCCCGCGCAGTTCGCCAAGACCACGGTCGTGAGATCCTCGACGCGATCGACGGTGAGGCCGGTGCCCGAGTCATCGACGCCCTCGCCGACATCGCCCCGGAGCTGGGGCACCAGATCGTCGCCTGGGGGTTCGGCGAGATCTATGCCCGCCCCGGCCTGGAGCCGCGGGACCGTCAGCTCGTCACTCTCGGCATGCTCACCGCCCTGGGTGGCTGCGAACCCCAGCTCGAGGTGCACATCAACGCAGCCCTCAACGTAGGACTGACGCCCGAACAGATCATCGAGGCCTTCCTCCACTCCGCGGTCTACTGCGGCTTCCCCCGCGCCCTGAACGCCACCTTCACAGCCAAGAAGGTTTTCGCCGAACGCGGTCTGCTCCCCCTCAGCTGA
- a CDS encoding DUF4387 domain-containing protein: MAETTLGDLAIEVRSKNAGPFWITMELFMRDADGYRIAADETFLDETVVADLYRVDAGSVQIFRIPSLNVVKISYPRPFSQGSLRDRDVHAGQHHVPLAQLVVP; this comes from the coding sequence ATGGCTGAGACCACCCTGGGGGACCTCGCGATCGAGGTCCGCTCCAAGAACGCCGGGCCGTTCTGGATCACGATGGAGCTGTTCATGCGCGACGCCGACGGCTACCGGATCGCCGCCGACGAGACGTTCCTGGACGAGACCGTCGTCGCCGATCTCTACCGGGTCGACGCCGGGTCGGTCCAGATCTTCCGGATCCCGTCGCTCAACGTCGTGAAGATCTCCTACCCGCGCCCCTTCTCGCAGGGTTCGCTGCGCGACCGCGACGTCCATGCGGGCCAGCACCATGTGCCGCTCGCACAGCTCGTGGTGCCGTGA
- a CDS encoding LLM class flavin-dependent oxidoreductase — translation MTEIEFGLDTFGGVTHDAEGKPQHHAQVIRNIVDEGVLADRVGLDFFGVGEHHRRDFAVSSPEMVLAAVAARTERLRLGSAVTVLSSDDPVRVYERFATLDAVSNGRAEIVAGRGSFTESFPLFGFDLADYEELFEERLELLTALMKEEKVTWEGRTRAALTDQEVFPRTENGLTAWVGVGGSPESVVRTARHGLGLFLAIIGGPADRFAPYIDLFERAQDEFGVPRRRVAVHSPGFVAETDEQARETVYEGWLAMRTQIGRERGWPPPAAGDFEREIEGGSLYVGSPETVARKLAGTIKVLGVDRFDLKYDQGRVRHEDLMGSIELYGTRVVPLVKDMLG, via the coding sequence ATGACTGAGATCGAGTTCGGACTGGACACCTTCGGTGGGGTCACCCACGACGCCGAGGGCAAGCCGCAGCACCATGCGCAGGTGATCCGCAACATCGTCGACGAGGGTGTGCTCGCCGATCGGGTCGGGCTCGACTTCTTCGGCGTGGGGGAGCACCACCGCCGCGACTTCGCGGTCTCCAGCCCGGAGATGGTGCTCGCCGCGGTGGCGGCCCGGACCGAGCGGCTGCGGCTCGGCTCCGCCGTGACCGTGCTGAGCTCCGATGACCCGGTGCGGGTCTACGAGCGGTTCGCCACCCTCGACGCGGTCTCCAACGGTCGCGCGGAGATCGTGGCCGGGCGCGGGTCGTTCACCGAGTCGTTCCCGTTGTTCGGCTTCGACCTCGCCGACTACGAGGAGCTCTTCGAGGAGCGGCTCGAGCTGCTCACCGCCCTCATGAAGGAGGAGAAGGTCACCTGGGAGGGTCGCACCCGCGCGGCGCTCACCGACCAGGAGGTCTTCCCCCGCACCGAGAACGGTCTGACCGCGTGGGTCGGGGTCGGCGGGAGCCCGGAGTCGGTCGTGCGCACCGCCCGTCACGGCCTCGGCCTCTTCCTGGCCATCATCGGCGGGCCCGCCGACCGGTTCGCGCCCTACATCGACCTCTTCGAGCGCGCCCAGGACGAGTTCGGCGTCCCGCGCCGACGCGTCGCCGTCCACTCACCCGGGTTCGTCGCGGAGACCGACGAGCAGGCCCGTGAGACGGTCTACGAAGGCTGGCTGGCCATGCGTACCCAGATCGGTCGCGAGCGTGGCTGGCCGCCGCCGGCGGCCGGCGACTTCGAGCGCGAGATCGAGGGCGGGTCGCTCTATGTCGGTTCGCCCGAGACGGTCGCCCGGAAGCTGGCCGGCACCATCAAGGTGCTCGGCGTCGACCGGTTCGACCTGAAGTACGACCAGGGCCGTGTGCGCCACGAGGACCTGATGGGCTCGATCGAGCTCTACGGCACCCGGGTCGTACCGCTCGTCAAGGACATGCTGGGCTGA
- a CDS encoding solute carrier family 23 protein: MSISTPSRTNVVDRFFQISARGSTVGREVRGGVVTFVTMAYIVALNPLILGFAEDVNGDLLGGNGGDNIAAIAAGTALVAGVMTILMGLVANYPMALATGLGLNAFVAFSIAGQMTWADAMGLVVIEGLVILVLVLTGFREAVFHAVPRELKTAISVGIGLFIAVIGFVDAGFVRRIPDAANTTVPVQLGPAGQLAGWPVLVFVIGLALVITLWVRKVRGAILISIAVTTVLAIIVEAIAKLGASSAENPTGWSLNVPALPDKIVDWPSFATLGEFNLLGSFENVGIVTAVLLIFTLMLADFFDTMGTMTAIGSEAGLLQKDGTPPRTRSILVVDSLAAAAGGAGGVSSNTSYVESASGVGEGARTGLAAVVTGVLFLLTTFLAPLVTVIPSEAAVPALVLVGFLMMQQVKDINWSDPGIAIPAFLTIVLMPFTYSISVGIGAGFLAYVLIKIVRGEAKKLHPLMWLVAVLFAVYFAIHPISSWLG, encoded by the coding sequence GTGAGCATCTCGACCCCGTCACGTACCAATGTCGTTGATCGGTTCTTCCAGATCAGTGCCCGCGGATCCACGGTCGGCCGCGAGGTCCGGGGCGGCGTGGTCACGTTCGTCACGATGGCCTACATCGTGGCGCTGAACCCGTTGATCCTGGGCTTCGCGGAAGACGTCAACGGTGACCTGCTCGGCGGCAACGGCGGCGACAACATCGCCGCGATCGCGGCCGGGACGGCGCTGGTGGCGGGCGTGATGACCATCCTGATGGGTCTTGTCGCCAACTACCCGATGGCGCTGGCCACCGGACTCGGGCTCAACGCGTTCGTCGCGTTCTCGATCGCGGGGCAGATGACCTGGGCCGATGCCATGGGGCTGGTGGTGATCGAGGGGCTGGTGATCCTCGTGCTGGTCCTGACCGGCTTCCGGGAGGCCGTCTTCCACGCCGTGCCGCGCGAACTCAAGACCGCGATCTCGGTCGGGATCGGCCTGTTCATCGCGGTGATCGGCTTCGTGGACGCTGGGTTCGTACGCCGCATCCCCGACGCCGCGAACACCACGGTCCCGGTGCAGCTGGGCCCGGCCGGGCAGCTCGCGGGCTGGCCGGTGCTGGTCTTCGTCATCGGTCTCGCCCTGGTCATCACCCTGTGGGTGCGCAAGGTGCGTGGCGCGATCCTGATCTCGATCGCCGTGACCACGGTCCTGGCCATCATCGTCGAGGCGATCGCCAAGCTCGGCGCGAGCAGCGCCGAGAACCCGACGGGATGGTCGCTCAACGTCCCGGCGCTGCCGGACAAGATCGTCGACTGGCCCTCCTTCGCCACGCTGGGCGAGTTCAATCTGCTCGGCTCCTTCGAGAACGTCGGCATCGTGACCGCGGTGCTGCTGATCTTCACGCTCATGCTCGCCGACTTCTTCGACACGATGGGCACGATGACCGCGATCGGCTCCGAGGCCGGGCTGCTGCAGAAGGACGGCACCCCGCCGCGTACGCGCTCGATCCTGGTCGTCGACTCGCTGGCCGCCGCGGCCGGCGGTGCCGGCGGTGTCTCCTCCAACACCTCCTATGTCGAGTCCGCCTCTGGCGTCGGTGAGGGCGCCCGCACCGGCCTGGCCGCGGTCGTCACCGGTGTGCTCTTCCTGCTCACCACCTTCCTGGCTCCCCTCGTCACCGTCATCCCGTCGGAGGCGGCGGTGCCCGCCCTGGTGCTGGTCGGCTTCTTGATGATGCAGCAGGTCAAGGACATCAACTGGAGCGATCCGGGCATCGCCATCCCGGCGTTCCTGACGATCGTGCTGATGCCGTTCACCTACTCGATCTCGGTCGGCATCGGTGCCGGCTTCCTCGCCTACGTGCTCATCAAGATCGTCCGCGGCGAGGCGAAGAAGCTGCACCCGCTGATGTGGCTGGTGGCGGTGCTGTTCGCCGTCTACTTCGCGATCCACCCGATCTCGAGCTGGCTGGGCTGA
- a CDS encoding acyclic terpene utilization AtuA family protein, translating into MTSDNVESVSIMVPSGMLGAGFPEETITRGIALGADVIAVDGGSTDSGPHYLGASKPKTTAAAVSRDLRLLLRAAAGAGIPLIVGSCGTSGTDDGVDWVAGIVADLLAEEGLSMKVARIYSEQRAADLKNPLEAGRIRPLPPLGDLDVATLEDCTHIVAMMGHEPIAEALSSGAQVVLAGRATDTANAAAYALLKGMPAGPTWHAAKIVECGGQCTTNPRTGGVFATIDRTGFTIEPLDESAACTPISVAAHMLYETANPFQMREPDGTLDVRDAVYTALDERRVRVEGSLFHHAEQHTIKLEGARITGYETMSFSAIRDPLILADIEGWASLMHAVLTHRVEQTLGLTGEDYAYDLRLYGYNAVLGDLDPSTEPPREVGVMLLVRAADQALATAVAKVANPLMLHLPAQDMDYLPSLAFPGSPAEVERGAAYEFVLNHAVDSLTPTAMFRTEMGEKHHG; encoded by the coding sequence ATGACCAGCGACAACGTTGAATCCGTCAGCATCATGGTGCCCAGCGGGATGCTGGGTGCCGGATTCCCGGAGGAGACGATCACCCGCGGGATCGCGTTGGGGGCAGACGTGATCGCCGTCGACGGTGGCTCCACCGACTCGGGCCCTCACTACCTGGGGGCCTCGAAGCCGAAGACGACGGCTGCGGCGGTCTCTCGTGACCTGCGGCTGCTGCTCCGGGCAGCGGCCGGGGCCGGGATCCCGCTCATCGTCGGCTCCTGCGGCACGAGCGGCACCGACGACGGTGTCGACTGGGTTGCCGGGATCGTCGCCGACCTGCTCGCCGAGGAGGGTCTGTCGATGAAGGTCGCGCGGATCTACAGCGAGCAGCGCGCGGCCGACCTGAAGAACCCGCTCGAGGCCGGCCGGATCCGTCCGCTGCCGCCGCTGGGCGACCTGGACGTCGCGACCCTCGAGGACTGCACCCATATCGTCGCCATGATGGGTCACGAGCCGATCGCCGAAGCGCTCTCGTCCGGGGCTCAGGTGGTCTTGGCCGGGCGGGCCACCGACACGGCCAACGCCGCAGCGTACGCGTTGCTGAAGGGGATGCCCGCCGGGCCGACCTGGCATGCGGCCAAGATCGTCGAGTGCGGCGGCCAGTGCACGACCAACCCGAGGACGGGCGGAGTCTTCGCGACCATCGATCGGACCGGATTCACGATCGAGCCGCTCGACGAGAGTGCCGCGTGCACGCCGATCTCGGTGGCCGCCCACATGCTGTACGAGACGGCGAACCCGTTTCAGATGCGGGAGCCGGACGGCACTCTGGATGTGCGTGACGCCGTCTACACGGCGCTCGACGAGCGCCGGGTGCGTGTCGAGGGGTCGTTGTTCCACCACGCGGAGCAGCACACCATCAAGCTCGAGGGCGCCCGGATCACCGGCTACGAGACGATGTCGTTCTCCGCGATCCGAGACCCGCTGATCCTCGCGGACATCGAGGGCTGGGCCTCGCTGATGCATGCCGTCCTCACCCACCGGGTCGAGCAGACCCTCGGCCTGACCGGCGAGGACTACGCCTACGACCTGCGCCTCTACGGCTACAACGCCGTCCTCGGCGACCTGGACCCATCCACCGAGCCGCCGCGCGAGGTCGGGGTGATGCTGCTCGTCCGCGCCGCCGACCAGGCCTTGGCCACCGCGGTCGCCAAGGTCGCCAACCCGTTGATGCTGCACCTGCCGGCCCAGGACATGGACTACCTGCCCAGCCTGGCGTTCCCAGGCTCGCCCGCGGAGGTCGAGCGAGGGGCCGCGTACGAGTTCGTCCTCAACCACGCCGTCGACAGCCTGACACCGACCGCGATGTTCCGCACCGAGATGGGAGAGAAGCACCATGGCTGA
- a CDS encoding SGNH/GDSL hydrolase family protein codes for MNPLLLPLVAAQAAYVNRIIGKEPRPEGPTKGFVPWPAAEDGSSPLRLLVIGDSSASGRGAPTHDLAFAGSMARAIAQRTEGPVEWRAFGKYGATSERIRHGILTKVTGEWDLAVLLVGVNDILARRSVEAWTRDLTAIVETLQEHAAHTVLPGIPEFDAFPSLPRTLRRYLAERGKVLDVAARLVCAGRTSVQWVSSADLGPAEPSFFAADGFHASPAGYERWAQAICDHLDL; via the coding sequence ATGAATCCACTGCTTCTCCCACTGGTCGCCGCACAGGCCGCGTACGTCAACCGGATCATCGGAAAAGAGCCTCGCCCGGAGGGTCCGACGAAGGGTTTCGTGCCGTGGCCGGCGGCCGAGGACGGATCCAGCCCGCTGCGGCTGCTGGTGATCGGCGATTCGTCCGCGTCGGGGCGTGGCGCGCCCACGCACGACCTCGCCTTCGCTGGTTCGATGGCGCGCGCGATCGCGCAGCGGACCGAGGGTCCGGTCGAGTGGCGGGCGTTCGGGAAGTACGGCGCGACCAGCGAGCGGATCCGGCACGGAATCCTGACGAAGGTCACCGGCGAGTGGGACCTCGCCGTGCTCCTGGTCGGCGTCAACGACATCCTGGCGCGCCGCTCGGTCGAGGCCTGGACACGCGATCTGACCGCGATCGTCGAGACCCTCCAGGAGCACGCCGCGCACACCGTGCTCCCAGGGATCCCTGAGTTCGACGCGTTCCCGTCACTCCCCCGCACGCTGCGGCGCTACCTCGCCGAGCGCGGGAAGGTGCTCGACGTGGCAGCGCGTCTGGTCTGCGCCGGACGTACGTCGGTGCAGTGGGTGAGCTCCGCCGACCTCGGTCCCGCGGAGCCGTCCTTCTTCGCCGCCGACGGCTTTCACGCCTCGCCGGCGGGCTATGAGCGCTGGGCCCAGGCGATCTGCGACCACCTCGACCTGTGA
- a CDS encoding HNH endonuclease, giving the protein MNETVDQLLTGPPLGASEGELVDWIARLEEIKCVAEAVQAEAAVRLEEATRARQAEAGVPSRKLSEGVASQIALARRVSPAKGAKLLGLAKILVAEMPHTFALMKAGLFSQWQATILARETACLSLDDRRVIDYQLCALDPDGEPPAAVTMGLRQLENAAKTLAITLDQESVVKRAANAEKDRRVSVRPAPDTMTWLGVLLPIKDGVAVYAALDQAAKAAQAAGDERTRGQVMADTLVDRVTGRTTTDGAKPRIEVKIVMTADALTNDSDEPAVVEGYGPVPAAWAREALNDAEVFVRRLFTDPAGQLVAMESRSRKAPDGLAEFITTRDGGICRTNGCDAPIRNIDHAQRHADGGETKAANLQGLCERCNQAKEALGWQARPAPDGSIITITPTGHTYVSPPPDTWQPDAPPLSRAEFVLRDVLLDHRLAA; this is encoded by the coding sequence ATGAACGAGACCGTCGACCAGCTCCTCACCGGGCCGCCCCTGGGTGCGTCCGAGGGCGAGCTCGTCGACTGGATCGCTCGGCTCGAAGAGATCAAGTGCGTCGCTGAGGCCGTGCAAGCAGAAGCAGCCGTACGCCTCGAGGAAGCCACCCGGGCACGCCAGGCCGAGGCCGGGGTCCCTTCCCGCAAGCTGAGCGAAGGCGTCGCCTCCCAGATCGCGCTCGCCCGGCGGGTCTCACCGGCCAAGGGCGCCAAACTGCTCGGGCTGGCGAAGATCTTGGTCGCCGAGATGCCCCACACCTTCGCGTTGATGAAAGCGGGCCTGTTCTCGCAGTGGCAAGCCACCATCCTCGCCCGCGAGACCGCCTGCCTCTCACTAGACGACCGCCGAGTCATCGACTACCAGCTCTGCGCCCTCGACCCCGACGGCGAACCGCCTGCGGCGGTGACCATGGGGCTGCGACAGCTCGAGAACGCGGCCAAGACACTCGCGATCACCCTCGACCAGGAATCCGTCGTCAAGCGAGCCGCGAACGCGGAGAAGGACCGCCGGGTCAGCGTCCGGCCGGCACCGGACACGATGACCTGGCTCGGTGTCCTGTTACCGATCAAGGACGGCGTCGCCGTCTACGCTGCACTCGACCAGGCAGCCAAGGCTGCCCAGGCTGCTGGGGATGAACGAACGAGGGGTCAGGTCATGGCCGACACCCTCGTCGACCGCGTCACCGGCCGCACCACCACCGACGGCGCCAAGCCTCGGATCGAGGTCAAGATCGTGATGACCGCCGACGCCCTCACCAACGACAGTGACGAGCCGGCCGTGGTCGAAGGCTATGGCCCCGTCCCTGCAGCATGGGCCCGTGAAGCACTCAACGACGCCGAGGTCTTCGTCCGCCGCCTGTTCACCGACCCGGCCGGACAGCTAGTGGCGATGGAGTCTCGCTCCCGCAAAGCCCCCGACGGCCTGGCCGAGTTCATCACCACCCGCGACGGCGGGATCTGCCGCACCAACGGCTGCGACGCACCCATCCGCAACATCGACCACGCCCAGCGCCACGCAGACGGAGGCGAAACCAAGGCCGCGAATCTTCAAGGCTTGTGCGAAAGATGCAATCAAGCCAAGGAAGCCCTCGGCTGGCAAGCCAGACCTGCACCCGACGGCAGCATCATCACCATCACACCCACCGGCCACACCTATGTGAGTCCACCACCCGACACCTGGCAACCAGACGCGCCGCCACTGTCCCGGGCCGAGTTCGTGCTGCGCGACGTACTCCTCGACCACAGGCTCGCGGCCTGA